The following proteins are co-located in the Plasmodium vinckei vinckei genome assembly, chromosome: PVVCY_11 genome:
- a CDS encoding radical SAM protein, putative, with protein sequence MSSSKIKVLSLVCLVATGTYYACTYKKEVKNLLDQLFLDKKKRKKKNKKKNARRRKNGQDKLSVLQSFIKKTNALINWENEINTESSTSDYIKQNDSSTYDIDSDNDAYFAEYNNISNKKGRKNNKALKNYIEFNDEKTRKPKTSSVEDANTLTDVEDINNLNDRMDYNVVQIKKKKKHINIMNRKKQNIINNEDDNTVIYNSFNENNVIIPENYNIYFKSFGCAHNSSDSEFMMGLLSNYGFQFVKNIDDCDICIVNSCTVKNPSEESMKTIINYVNNLNKSRNNQYKKNKQNKRKDNTKNDGYLSTSSSDYSGIEDKIIFENPTSSQKKTSNDCSAEMNDNNTCCGNIENQKDGCGDNQNGCGCTENNDNADSKTKNTCCNGANDALVSNKENESNKVDDANNEITKKRTRSGRDIKIIVCGCVPQAENDMKIFENVSLVGVNNIDKIVDAVENVINGYNVKYLKQSKKMTSLNLPKIRKNKFIEIININNGCLGNCTYCKTKFARGNLSSYNIKDIVSRIKHVYTQDNIKEIWLTSEDSGAYGIDLNTNIVNLLKEILDYVQDTDIMIRIGMTNPPYILKHVKDICKLLKHKNMYEFIHIPVQSGSNNVLKDMNREYKIEDFIYLVDNLRKYVPNMTIATDIICGFPYESENDHLETVNLVKTYKFPILNISQFYPRRGTVAYNMKKIDTKIVKKRSREVTDAFLSYQNNYEFLQDTIQKVLFTEISSKSEHIIGHTKQYVKVLLHNNNSENENLLGKFATCKIISTHKWHVFAELV encoded by the coding sequence ATGAGTAgtagtaaaataaaagtccTAAGTTTAGTTTGCTTAGTTGCTACTGGGACATATTATGCTTGCACATACAAAAAGGAGGTGAAGAATTTGCTCGATCAACTATTTTTAGATaagaaaaagagaaaaaaaaaaaataaaaaaaaaaatgcaaggCGAAGAAAAAATGGACAAGATAAATTATCCGTACTTCAAtcattcataaaaaaaacaaatgcCCTTATAAATTgggaaaatgaaataaatactGAATCAAGTACATCtgattatataaaacaaaatgatagTAGTACATATGATATCGATTCAGATAATGATGCATACTTTgctgaatataataatatttctaataaaaaaggaagaaaaaataataaggcccttaaaaattatattgaatttaatgatgaaaaaacaaGAAAACCTAAAACATCATCAGTAGAAGATGCAAATACATTAACAGACGTTGAAGATATTAATAATCTAAATGACAGAATGGATTATAATGTAgttcaaattaaaaaaaaaaaaaaacatataaatattatgaatagaaaaaaacaaaatataataaataatgaagatgataatactgtaatatataatagttttaatgaaaataatgtaataataccagaaaattataatatatattttaaatcttTTGGATGTGCACATAATAGTTCAGATTCCGAATTTATGATGGGGTTATTAAGTAATTATGGTTTtcaatttgtaaaaaatattgatgaTTGTGATATTTGTATTGTTAATAGTTGTACTGTAAAAAATCCTAGTGAAGAAAGTATGAAAACAATTATAAACtatgttaataatttaaataaatctCGTAACaatcaatataaaaaaaataaacaaaataaaagaaaagataatacaaaaaatgatggCTACTTATCAACATCATCCTCAGATTATTCAGGTATtgaagataaaataatttttgaaaatccAACCTCttctcaaaaaaaaacatcaaATGATTGTTCAGCTGAAAtgaatgataataatacatgTTGTggaaatatagaaaatcaAAAAGATGGCTGTGGTGATAATCAAAATGGATGTGGATGTactgaaaataatgataatgcagactcaaaaacaaaaaacacTTGCTGCAATGGTGCAAACGACGCATTAGTTAGTAACAAAGAGAATGAAAGTAACAAAGTTGACGATGCCAATAATGAGATCACGAAAAAACGTACAAGATCCGGAAgggatataaaaattatagttTGTGGTTGTGTTCCTCAAGCCGAAAATGATATGAAgatatttgaaaatgtaTCATTGGTTGGagttaataatatagataaaataGTTGATGCTGtagaaaatgtaataaatggatataatgttaaatatttaaaacaatctaaaaaaatgacatCTTTAAATCTTccaaaaataagaaaaaataaatttattgaaattattaatattaacaatGGGTGTTTAGGAAATTGTACTTAttgtaaaacaaaatttgcAAGAGGAAATTTATCaagttataatataaaagatataGTTAGTAGAATAAAACATGTTTATACTCAAgataatattaaagaaattTGGCTAACTTCTGAAGATTCAGGAGCTTATGGTATTGatttaaatacaaatattgtgaatttattaaaagaaatattggATTATGTACAAGATACGGATATTATGATAAGAATTGGAATGACAAACCCTCCTTATATACTAAAACATGTTAAAGATATTTGTAAATTgttaaaacataaaaatatgtatgaatttattcatatacCAGTTCAAAGTGGTAGtaataatgttttaaaagATATGAACagagaatataaaattgaagattttatttatttagtaGATAACCTAAGAAAATATGTTCCAAATATGACTATTGCAACTGATATCATTTGTGGATTCCCATATGAATCAGAAAATGATCATTTAGAAACAGTCAATTTAgttaaaacatataaattcccaatattaaatatatcacaATTTTATCCTAGAAGGGGAACTGttgcatataatatgaaaaaaattgatacaaagattgttaaaaaaagatcTAGAGAAGTAACTGATGCATTCTTAtcatatcaaaataattatgaattCTTACAGGATACTATACAGAAAGTTCTATTTACCGAAATATCATCAAAAAGTGAACATATTATTGGTCATACTAAACAATATGTCAAGGTTTTAttgcataataataatagtgaaaatgaaaacttGTTGGGTAAATTCGCTActtgtaaaataatttcaaCACATAAATGGCATGTATTCGCAGAATTGGTTtga
- a CDS encoding vacuolar transporter chaperone, putative: MEGIPNHYKKYYVSHKKIKRIILKMEKKYKKKLEKGLMQNAVKHADKQGIKMLPPFLYNDIISHEIKKVNKFSENKYNEIIKNLVSVYKELKKMQYNNDNFEKKKDIEKILDLIGCDIIHFDFYIQKNFKIIMKLVFFFDKVMNISINQWVLLSLIKEKFCNINIENLIVYLSFLYSLLRLINNNKINDNGESNNGGPWVPPDTFERVSTKFLVKLDHIIYTKVKIVKHLPYLIFGLSNDDIEQNFMSLIEEEEKKKTQNDDQNKALLNDKKFKKPLKESQQITSVYFDNEDATCFSKRILRYENAQLIRFRWYNDNEHDPKKTIFIERKIHHEEWTGENSTKERFELEQKYVLKYMTGELKIKDYFIKKLNNKKKELYKIGHQRSNTNRESNYVDDKKIKNLEKKTTKNIRLANEIQKMILNNNLEPIIRTSYLRSAFQQSTDNTVRISIDTNISMLNEYIKKREYWCRLSEEVLGKNEIIRLNYGIIEVKLKVNKMPEWITHILNSNESINLYKYSKYQTAMALLHSDKIKYIPIWVYENIHHRFKSKSSFSDLTTKNSHGHISDFAHDPDFKGAIKNDNNTNQYLHKYGYPSNGYATDINMSAYNTLEKMNELEKTFYWINNKYNKNYKENEKINLLKIDPKINFAAERTFLHYAIVSVYITLLALFLDRYKNKNTNIYIVIILLLITSFSSLISSYFFFLKRNHIIQK; encoded by the exons atggaaggAATACCAAATCATTATAAGAAGTATTATGTGTcccataaaaaaatcaaacggataattttaaagatggaaaaaaagtataaaaaaaaa CTCGAAAAAGGACTGATGCAAAATGCTGTTAAACATGCGGACAAGCAAG GAATTAAAATGCTGCCAccgtttttatataatgacATAATTAGCCacgaaataaaaaaagtaaataaattttctgaaaataaatataatgaaatcattaaaaatttagttAGTGTATATAAAgagttgaaaaaaatgcaatataataatgataattttgaaaaaaaaaaagatatcgaaaaaatattagatTTAATAGGATGTGATATAATACATTtcgatttttatattcaaaaaaattttaaaataattatgaagttagtttttttttttgataaagtAATGAATATATCTATTAATCAATGGGTATTATTAAGTTTAATAAAGGaaaaattttgtaatattaatattgaaaatttaattgtctatttatcctttttatattccttACTTCGtttgataaataataacaagATCAATGATAATGGGGAAAGTAACAATGGTGGCCCATGGGTCCCTCCTGACACTTTTGAAAGGGTTTCTACAAAATTTTTAGTAAAACTAgatcatattatatatacaaaagtaaaaatagtaaagcATTTGCCATATCTAATATTCGGATTGAGTAATGACGATATTGAACAGAATTTTATGAGTTTAATTGAGgaggaagaaaaaaaaaagacacaAAATGATGATCAAAATAAAGCCCTactaaatgataaaaagtTTAAGAAACCTCTAAAAGAGTCTCAACAAATAACATCCgtatattttgataatgaAGATGCTACATGTTTTTCAAAACGAATCCTAAGATATGAAAATGCACAACTTATTCGATTTAGATGgtataatgataatgaaCATGATCCtaaaaaaactatttttattgaaaGGAAAATACATCATGAAGAATGGACAGGTGAAAATTCTACAAAAGAAAGATTTGAATTAGAgcaaaaatatgtattaaaatatatgactggggaattaaaaataaaagattattttataaaaaaattaaataataaaaaaaaagaacttTATAAAATAGGTCATCAAAGGAGTAATACTAATAGAGAAAGTAATTATGtagatgataaaaaaattaaaaacttagaaaaaaaaacaactaaaaatattagatTAGCAAAtgaaattcaaaaaatgatattaaataataatctaGAACCAATAATAAGAACCTCTTATCTAAGATCAGCATTTCAACAAAGTACTGACAATACGGTAAGAATATCAATAGatacaaatatttcaatgttaaatgaatatattaaaaaaagagaatatTGGTGTAGATTATCTGAAGAAGTATTAgggaaaaatgaaataattcgTCTTAATTATGGAATTATAGaagtaaaattaaaagttaATAAAATGCCTGAATGGATTACACATATCTTAAATAGTAATGAAtccataaatttatataaatattctaaATATCAAACAGCTATGGCTTTATTACATtcagataaaataaaatatatacctATATGggtatatgaaaatatacatCACCGATTTAAATCGAAAAGCAGCTTTAGTGACTTAACTACAAAGAATTCGCATGGACACATTAGTGATTTTGCCCATGATCCCGATTTTAAAGGagcaataaaaaatgacaatAATACAAATCAATACTTGCATAAATATGGATACCCATCAAATGGTTATGCAACAGATATCAATATGTCTGCATATAATACattagaaaaaatgaatgaattagaaaaaacattttattggataaataataaatataataaaaattataaagaaaatgaaaaaataaatttattaaaaatagatcctaaaataaattttgctGCCGAAAGAACATTTCTTCATTATGCCATCGTATCTGTGTACATAACATTATTggctttatttttagatagatataaaaataaaaacactaatatatatattgtcaTAATTTTACTACTAATAACTTCATTCTCTTCACTAATATCATcctactttttttttttaaagagaAACCATATTATTCAAAAGTAA
- a CDS encoding RNA methyltransferase, putative: MNLILISANIIYKNDGDYLFKTDGRQTSHLKNILKVNLNQVIKVGVINKGKGEGIILEENPKFYIIKLLTPIHLEKPQNNFLPIDVVLCIPRPKVLNKALQQLSSVGVKKIIIVFSEYSNKCYESSKMLKNNEIKLALQLGLEQAMCTNFPKVYMHYTFSSFFMNIQNYCDENTIKVCAHTDLKKKNEYSLEHSILNKEKGKILLMLGCERGFSDLEIYLLQKLNFNFLNLSERILKCETALLIIIGKLLLLTENVSLRPNGKKMVRWSSKKESYNMTNANEADSNESTKQEKKINTNFDFQNKAELIKKIKNILTDPDIPEQLINSMTNFIRNQENDEHVNKNNDSENNNIHEQGDHIINSILRIIKSFNNEEENNFQCAYLSLLLKKIKYKNQLDTSYNDIKNNVDEDDVFIYRTQRYMSKKKNS; this comes from the coding sequence ATGAATTTAATACTAATTAGtgcaaatataatttacaaaaatgatGGGgactatttatttaaaaccGATGGAAGACAAACAagtcatttaaaaaatattttaaaagttaATCTAAATCAGGTAATTAAAGTTGGAGTAATTAATAAAGGTAAAGGGGAAGGAATTATTTTAGAAGAGAAtccaaaattttatataataaaattattaactCCTATACATTTAGAAAAAcctcaaaataattttttacctATAGACGTTGTTTTATGTATACCTCGACCAAAAGTTTTAAATAAAGCACTTCAACAATTATCTTCTGTAggtgttaaaaaaattattattgtattttcagaatattcaaataaatgcTATGAATCCAGTAAAAtgctaaaaaataatgaaataaagcTTGCACTTCAATTAGGATTAGAACAAGCTATGTGCACAAACTTTCCGAAAgtttatatgcattataCATTTAgctctttttttatgaacattCAGAATTATTGTGAtgaaaatacaataaaagTGTGTGCACACAcagatttaaaaaaaaaaaatgaatactCCCTTGAACATTCTATTTTAAACAAAGAAAAGGGAAAAATACTTTTAATGCTAGGATGTGAACGAGGATTTTCAGATTtagaaatttatttattacaaaaattaaattttaatttcttaaatttatcagaaagaatattaaaatgtgAAACCGCtttgttaataataattgggAAGCTACTTTTATTAACAGAAAATGTGTCACTACGACCAAATGGCAAAAAAATGGTTAGGTGGTcatcaaaaaaagaaagttATAATATGACTAATGCTAATGAAGCGGACTCAAATGAATCCACAAAacaggaaaaaaaaataaataccaattttgattttcaaaataaagcagaactaattaaaaaaataaaaaatatattaactgATCCAGATATTCCTGAACAGTTAATAAATTCTATGACTAATTTTATTCGCAATcaagaaaatgatgaacatgttaataaaaataacgaCAGTGAAAACAACAATATACATGAACAGGGTGaccatataattaatagtATTTTAAGAATTATAAAATCGTTTAATAacgaagaagaaaataattttcaatgTGCATACTTAAGTTTgttacttaaaaaaataaaatataaaaatcaaCTTGATACATCATATAatgacataaaaaataatgtagatGAAGATGacgtatttatatatagaacTCAAAGGTACAtgtccaaaaaaaaaaattcttag
- a CDS encoding cytochrome b-c1 complex subunit 9, putative, with product MVFGSPFSDTYPSFIWKILGKSRKGKDIFNPFFVALNKTRIYDHVLKYNSRYWLFVVSGGCITSYFWGIWFNNMWKKINKGKLYIDCPYTYPEEED from the exons A tGGTTTTTGGAAGCCCATTCAGTGATACATACCCATCTTTTATTTGGAAAATACTTGGAAAAAGTAGAAAAGGAAAAGATATTTTTAACCCCTTTTTTGTGGCATTAAATAAGACTag aATATATGATCACGTATTAAAGTATAATAGCCGATATTGGCTTTTTGTTGTTAGTGGGGGTTGTATTACCTCCTATTTTTGGGGCATATGGTTTAACAACATGTGGAAGAAGATAAACAAAGGg aaattatatattgattGCCCATACACATATCCTGAGGAGGAAGATTAA
- a CDS encoding leucine--tRNA ligase, putative, with amino-acid sequence MARRMNLLNIEKNIQNLWKEHNIYEKEIGDINETRFTGNFPYPYMNGLLHIGHAFTLSKLEFSIRFKNMTCDHVLLPFSFHCTGTPIVVCADKLKNELKNRVLNDKAEEKHECQVKENALEEKTEENFEKNVDATVFRSNKSKAQSKGGTQHTQYDIMKQMNISDDKIHLFQDPEYWCYYFSSQAKTHLETFGLYCDWRRSFITTNINPYYNKFVNWQFNSLYKKNLIYYGSRITIFSRVNNQACADHERSEGEGVKCQEYTLIKIYLDNYNEFFKIFIESVLNSNTEKSSTSNSVKYTPFNENEEDLKNKIWTEEFLKKKNIIFLASTLKPETIYGQNYAFVNPDDYYCVVFGFDKQMLNYGDKNYVNNIMTKNEIIEKCENIYICSENSLYNLAYQGIIPMLKKKEKKEKNIENNNKGESKNMYLNNVEDDIFILAKIKGEKFVGLKVYTNISKIKDMYILPMTTIKMNTATGVVPCVSSDSTDDYACLEDIKRKKKYYCEKYNLLKEEYLNNESVSCIEIPGIGTHTGKHFYESEKITSYKDVKLQKLKGMLYKRQYFEGIMKVEPYCDMKTFNCRKLVKQNIIKNNDGLLYSEPEVLVIDRNNVKCIAALCNQWYINYGNLDFKKDVLIQLKKNNFQTYNDVLYKQLQHVIFWLDDWSCSRAYGLGTHMPDFKEGNKSENGKGEEDDGSVKKTELIESLSDSTIYMAYYTISHYLQGNVDGKEKGTLDIDHKDLNDAFFDYVFDISNNTTNISKNISIEKLNTMRKSFKYWYPFDIRISGKDLIFNHLTMSLFNHVAIWGQKIYKKNKDCLEEKSALDRQTEILNEVDNLDLNECESIKYFPKSFFCNGHVLVNKEKMSKSKGNFITIENSISQYTSDGTRIALADAGDSIEDANFNTDTANSAIMKLYNLINFSIETKNNVYIFRCGEKTFNDLIFENEINYLTNKCKEAYEKLLFRDVLKYGFYDMLLKRDTYRMMCDKVHMHKETVNFFIERMCIIINPIIPHVTEHIWTYILKKDKFLIKQKWPNSEDTNFSIVMHKQYNNLLNVMENFRKSYDKVINKNNKNKSPTKNQANNQTTSQTNAGISGGSGPEDEDEKHKFKAIVYVAREYNDTQKKIIDILNNIIKNSEDKKLPSNFINLLVQNNYVNNLPKNEKKDILSFATFLVKDNVTLNNNQYELTLPYDEIQLIKNNIDFIKRSLNLRDIQILENAKKCDIDNTDIYKLSNPGNPSIFIYNTKE; translated from the coding sequence ATGGCTCGCCGtatgaatttattaaatatcgAAAAAAACATTCAGAACTTATGGAAagaacataatatatatgaaaaagaaattggAGATATTAATGAAACAAGGTTTACTGGCAATTTCCCATACCCATATATGAATGGGTTATTACATATTGGTCATGCTTTCACATTAAGCAAATTAGAATTTTCAATtcgatttaaaaatatgacatGTGATCATGTATTGTTGCCCTTTTCATTTCATTGTACTGGTACACCCATAGTCGTATGTGCTGATaaactaaaaaatgaattaaaaaatagagTACTAAATGATAAAGCGGAAGAAAAACATGAATGCCAAGTTAAGGAAAATGCATTAGAGGAGAAAACTGaagaaaattttgaaaaaaatgttgatGCCACTGTTTTTAGATCAAACAAAAGTAAAGCACAATCAAAGGGAGGAACACAACATACACAATATGACATTATGAAGCAAATGAACATTAGTGATGATAAAATTCATTTGTTTCAAGATCCAGAATATTggtgttattatttttcttcacAAGCTAAAACTCATTTAGAGACCTTTGGTTTATATTGTGATTGGCGTCGTTCTTTTATtacaacaaatataaatccaTATTACAATAAGTTTGTAAATTGGCAATTTAAtagtttatataaaaaaaatttaatatattatggaAGTAgaattacaatttttagcAGAGTAAATAATCAGGCATGTGCTGATCATGAAAGATCAGAAGGAGAGGGTGTAAAATGTCAAGAATAtacattaataaaaatttatttagataattataatgaatttttcaaaatatttatagaaaGTGTTTTAAATAGTAATACAGAAAAATCCTCTACTTCAAACTCTGTTAAGTATACTCCATTTAATGAAAACGAAgaagatttaaaaaataaaatatggaccgaagaatttttaaaaaaaaaaaacataatatttttagcaAGTACTTTAAAACCTGAAACAATTTATGGACAAAATTATGCATTTGTTAATCCAGATGATTATTATTGTGTTGTATTTGGGTTCGATAAACAGATGCTTAATTATggtgataaaaattatgttaataatataatgacaaaaaatgaaataattgaaaaatgtgaaaatatatatatatgttcaGAGAATAGTTTATATAACTTGGCTTATCAAGGAATAATACcaatgttaaaaaaaaaagaaaaaaaagaaaaaaatattgaaaataataataaaggggaatcaaaaaatatgtatttaaataatgttgaagatgatatatttattttggcaaaaataaaaggagAAAAATTTGTTGGATTAAAagtatatacaaatatatcaaaaataaaagatatgTACATTTTACCAATGACTACAATTAAAATGAATACTGCTACGGGTGTAGTGCCTTGTGTATCTAGTGATAGTACAGATGATTATGCCTGTTTagaagatataaaaaggaaaaaaaaatattattgtgaaaaatataatctaTTAAAGGAGGAATATctaaataatgaaagtGTATCATGTATTGAAATACCAGGTATTGGTACACATACTggtaaacatttttatgagtctgaaaaaattacatcTTATAAAGATgtaaaattacaaaaattaaaaggaaTGTTATATAAAAGGCAGTACTTTGAAGGTATAATGAAAGTAGAACCATATTGTGACATGAAAACATTTAATTGTCGAAAATTagttaaacaaaatattattaaaaataatgatggcCTTTTATATAGTGAACCTGAAGTGTTAGTTATTGATCGAAATAATGTTAAGTGTATTGCTGCTTTATGTAATCAATGGTATATTAATTATGGAAATTTAGATTTTAAGAAAGATGTACTtatacaattaaaaaaaaataactttCAAACATATAACgatgttttatataaacaattacAACATGTTATATTTTGGTTAGACGATTGGTCATGTAGTCGAGCTTATGGGTTAGGTACACATATGCCAGATTTTAAAGAAGGAAATAAATCAGAAAATGGAAAAGGAGAAGAAGATGATGGTagtgtaaaaaaaacagaacTTATAGAAAGTTTATCTGATTcaactatatatatggcATATTACACAATAAGTCATTATTTACAAGGTAATGTTGatggaaaagaaaaaggaaCTCTTGATATAGATCACAAAGATTTAAATGATGCATTTTTTGACTATGTATTTGATATTTCTAATAATACAACTAatataagtaaaaatatatcaattgaaaaattaaatacaaTGAGAAAgtcatttaaatattggTATCCATTTGATATTCGAATATCTGGAAAAGATTTAATTTTCAATCATCTAACAATGTCACTATTTAATCATGTTGCAATATGGGgtcaaaaaatttataaaaaaaataaagattgTTTAGAAGAAAAAAGTGCATTAGATAGACAAACagaaatattaaatgaaGTTGATAATCTTGATTTGAACGAATGTGAaagtattaaatattttccaaagtcctttttttgtaatgGGCATGTATTagtaaataaagaaaagatGTCAAAAAGTAAAGGAAATTTTATAACTATAGAAAATAGTATAAGTCAGTACACTAGTGATGGTACTCGAATTGCATTAGCAGATGCAGGAGATTCAATAGAAGATGCAAATTTTAATACAGATACTGCAAATAGTGCTATtatgaaattatataacttaataaatttttctatagaaactaaaaataatgtatacatatttagATGTGGagaaaaaacatttaatgatcttatatttgaaaatgaaataaattatttaacaaataaatgtaaagaagcatatgaaaaattattatttagaGATGTATTGAAATATGGATTTTATGATATGCTATTAAAAAGAGATACATACAGAATGATGTGTGATAAAGTACATATGCATAAAGAAActgtaaatttttttatcgaAAGAATgtgtattataattaatccAATAATACCACATGTTACTGAACATATATGgacttatattttaaaaaaagataaatttttaataaaacaaaaatggCCAAATTCAGAAGATACTAACTTTTCTATTGTTATGcataaacaatataataacCTTTTAAATGTTATGGAAAATTTTCGAAAATCATATGATAaagttataaataaaaataataaaaataaatcaccAACTAAGAATCAAGCAAATAATCAAACTACTAGCCAAACGAATGCTGGCATATCAGGAGGTAGTGGGCCAGAAGATGAAGatgaaaaacataaatttaaaGCTATTGTTTATGTTGCTAGAGAATATAATgatacacaaaaaaaaattattgatatattaaataatataattaaaaatagtgaGGATAAAAAGTTACcatcaaattttataaatctattagtacaaaataattatgttaataatttacctaaaaatgaaaaaaaagatattttaAGTTTTGCTACATTCCTTGTCAAAGATAATGTTACactaaataataatcaatATGAACTTACCTTACCATATGATGAAATTCaactaataaaaaataatattgattttataaaacgAAGTTTAAATTTGAGAGATATTCAAATATTAGAGAATGCTAAAAAATGTGACATAGACAATactgatatatataaattatctaACCCTGGTAATCcatcaatttttatatataatacaaagGAGTAG